A portion of the Mycobacterium paraseoulense genome contains these proteins:
- a CDS encoding cyclopropane mycolic acid synthase family methyltransferase, giving the protein MSENRSEPASLEPHFEDVQAHYDLSDEFFALFLDPTRTYSCAYFERDDMTLEEAQLAKVDLSLGKLGLQAGQTLLDIGCGWGTTIVRALERYDVNVVGLTLSRNQQAHVQRRLDQHPSPRSKRVLLQGWEQFDEKVDRIVSIGAFEHFGRDRYPDFFKMAYEALPADGVMMLHTIIQPSSEEFAERGLPITMTKLRFMKFIMDEIFPGGDLPAAKTVVEHAERAGFGAKLVQPLRLHYARTLDTWAAALESRRDEAIAIQSQEVYDRYMKYLTGCADLFREGYTDVAQFTLAKG; this is encoded by the coding sequence GTGTCGGAAAATCGCAGTGAGCCCGCAAGCCTGGAACCGCATTTCGAGGACGTTCAGGCACACTACGACCTGTCCGACGAGTTCTTCGCGCTCTTCCTCGACCCGACGCGGACCTACAGCTGCGCCTACTTCGAGCGCGACGACATGACCCTGGAAGAGGCGCAGCTCGCGAAGGTCGACCTGTCGCTGGGCAAGCTCGGCCTGCAGGCAGGGCAGACGCTGCTCGACATCGGCTGCGGCTGGGGCACCACCATCGTTCGGGCGCTCGAACGCTACGACGTCAACGTCGTCGGACTGACCCTGAGCCGCAACCAGCAGGCGCACGTGCAGCGGCGTCTGGACCAGCACCCCAGCCCGCGCAGCAAGCGGGTGCTGCTTCAGGGCTGGGAGCAGTTCGACGAAAAGGTGGATCGCATCGTGTCCATCGGCGCCTTCGAACACTTCGGCCGCGACCGGTACCCCGACTTCTTCAAGATGGCCTACGAGGCGCTGCCCGCCGACGGCGTGATGATGCTGCACACCATCATCCAGCCCAGCAGCGAAGAATTCGCCGAGCGCGGGCTGCCCATCACCATGACGAAGCTGCGGTTCATGAAATTCATCATGGACGAGATCTTCCCGGGCGGTGACCTGCCCGCCGCCAAGACCGTCGTCGAGCACGCGGAGCGCGCCGGCTTCGGGGCCAAGCTCGTCCAGCCGCTGCGCCTGCACTACGCGCGGACCCTCGACACCTGGGCGGCCGCGCTCGAATCACGCCGCGACGAGGCCATCGCGATCCAGTCCCAGGAGGTCTACGACCGATACATGAAGTACCTGACCGGTTGCGCCGACCTGTTCCGCGAGGGCTACACCGACGTCGCGCAGTTCACCCTCGCCAAGGGCTGA
- a CDS encoding SCO6745 family protein, which yields MQREPVLARRFFDRYEPVHAVTYFAPEARAALDGLGYRGFWMGYFAARSAPLGVVPREVVTAIFYNFAPERVAKALPAAWQVAGPDAALRARRESAVAALHRYGLIADETVRIAAGLAGKAARQAPLDGRPLFAANLALPWPEDPLAALWHATTLLREHRGDGHVAVLAAAGVSGRESNVLHAAAGGVPREYIARTRDYDGAAWTHHEQRLAERGLLDDDGSLTTAGRELKDHIERSTDALSLSALDALSDEEVETLFRALTPVTRAVVAGGDVPDLTPMSLRRDELHDDSAHLPSQQPRDDGLI from the coding sequence GTGCAAAGGGAACCGGTGCTGGCCCGGCGCTTCTTCGATCGCTACGAGCCGGTACATGCCGTGACATATTTCGCCCCGGAGGCTCGCGCTGCGTTGGACGGGCTGGGCTACCGGGGCTTCTGGATGGGCTACTTCGCGGCCCGCTCGGCACCGCTGGGCGTGGTCCCGCGCGAGGTGGTCACCGCGATCTTCTACAACTTCGCCCCCGAGCGGGTCGCCAAGGCGTTACCCGCGGCCTGGCAGGTCGCCGGTCCCGACGCGGCGTTGCGCGCCCGGCGGGAGTCCGCCGTCGCGGCGCTGCACCGTTACGGCCTGATCGCGGACGAAACCGTTCGCATCGCAGCGGGATTGGCGGGAAAGGCGGCCCGGCAGGCGCCGCTGGACGGACGCCCCCTGTTCGCCGCGAACCTGGCGCTGCCGTGGCCGGAGGATCCACTGGCCGCGCTGTGGCACGCGACGACGTTGTTGCGCGAGCACCGCGGCGACGGGCACGTGGCGGTGCTGGCCGCCGCGGGCGTCTCGGGCCGGGAGTCCAACGTGTTGCACGCCGCCGCGGGCGGGGTCCCGCGCGAGTACATCGCGCGCACCCGCGACTACGACGGGGCGGCGTGGACGCACCACGAGCAACGCCTGGCCGAGCGGGGCCTGCTCGACGATGATGGCTCGCTGACCACCGCCGGCAGGGAACTGAAGGACCACATCGAGCGGTCCACCGATGCTCTTTCCCTGTCGGCGCTCGATGCGCTCAGCGACGAGGAGGTGGAAACCCTGTTCCGTGCGCTCACACCGGTCACCCGCGCCGTGGTCGCGGGCGGCGATGTCCCCGACCTCACCCCTATGTCGTTGCGCCGCGACGAATTGCACGACGACAGCGCGCATTTGCCGTCTCAGCAGCCGCGCGACGACGGGTTAATCTAG
- a CDS encoding YdeI/OmpD-associated family protein has translation MSSQRIPGGVVHKLPADLRESLIGNAAALAAWQDITPLARNEFICWVEDAKQEATRQRRIRRTQEELEEGKRRPCCWPGCKHRERTGR, from the coding sequence ATGAGCAGTCAGCGGATACCCGGCGGGGTCGTGCACAAGCTCCCCGCGGACCTGCGCGAGTCGCTGATCGGCAACGCCGCCGCGCTCGCCGCGTGGCAGGACATCACGCCGTTGGCCCGCAACGAGTTCATCTGCTGGGTCGAGGACGCCAAGCAGGAGGCGACCAGGCAGCGCCGCATTCGCCGGACGCAGGAGGAACTCGAAGAAGGCAAGCGCCGGCCGTGCTGCTGGCCCGGCTGCAAGCACCGCGAGCGCACCGGGAGATAA
- a CDS encoding VOC family protein, producing the protein MSEHEVKMIVLSTDDLDESIRFYSETLGMPLKFRDGAHFAALDGGPVTLALATEVDHPIPGQVVVGIKTADVDAAAKAVEASGGGIVKGPYDDAHERRAVVYDNKGNGLVFYKSLGR; encoded by the coding sequence GTGAGCGAGCACGAAGTCAAGATGATCGTCCTGTCGACCGACGACCTCGACGAGTCGATCCGGTTCTACAGCGAGACGCTGGGCATGCCGCTGAAATTCCGCGACGGCGCGCACTTCGCCGCCCTCGACGGCGGCCCGGTCACCCTCGCGCTGGCGACTGAAGTGGACCATCCGATACCGGGTCAGGTCGTCGTCGGCATCAAGACCGCCGACGTCGACGCAGCGGCCAAGGCGGTGGAGGCCAGCGGCGGCGGCATCGTCAAAGGCCCGTACGACGACGCGCACGAACGCCGCGCCGTGGTCTACGACAACAAGGGCAACGGCCTGGTGTTCTACAAGTCACTGGGACGCTGA
- a CDS encoding ATP-binding protein, with protein sequence MTSLLPPTIVTPARLTCAGAADAVTAAELRRALRRWLQEATEAPAEVRDDIILGVNEALANCVEHAYRAHRTVGTMKLQASHDPAAQSISVCVSDRGSWCHPSPQRLSDPRRSRGIALMHALADHCTINARPDGTTVCLDYTTRP encoded by the coding sequence ATGACCTCACTTCTTCCCCCCACGATCGTGACGCCCGCGCGATTGACCTGCGCCGGCGCCGCCGACGCGGTGACGGCGGCGGAATTGCGCCGCGCCCTGCGCCGGTGGCTTCAGGAGGCGACTGAGGCTCCCGCGGAGGTTCGCGACGACATCATCCTGGGCGTCAACGAGGCATTGGCCAATTGCGTCGAGCACGCCTACCGGGCCCACCGCACGGTCGGCACCATGAAACTGCAGGCAAGCCACGACCCTGCCGCGCAGTCGATCAGCGTGTGCGTCAGCGACCGCGGCTCGTGGTGCCACCCCTCGCCGCAGCGGCTCAGCGATCCGCGACGGTCCCGGGGCATCGCGCTGATGCACGCTCTCGCCGACCACTGCACCATCAACGCCCGTCCCGACGGCACCACGGTGTGCCTGGACTACACCACCAGGCCATAG
- a CDS encoding MFS transporter produces MRQTIMGTAIGNFMEWYDFGVYGYIATTIAQVFYPGKSVSGVHLIATFGTLAAAFVVRPLGGFIFGPLGDRIGRHRVLVVTILMMTVSTTVTGLLPGYSAIGIWAPILLVVARIFQGLSTGGEYVGAMTYLVEQAPDHKRGMMVGFLPMGNLVGFVLAGMLVTGLQTWLPENDMLTYGWRIPLLLGLPFGLFALFLRLRLEESSAYENATDGIHPGGGGRQQLRHTVIDQWRGLLICAALVLTSQVADFMLTGYLPTYLKLFVRVGHSAGLVMIVVTLAILMVTVVLVAALSDRVGVKPIMWTGCALLIVGSIPAFLLIRFGGVYPVIFLGVLLIGLMELCFDSTAPAMLPALFPTNVRYGALAISYNISISAVGGTTPLIAQALVSGTGNVMAPAYMLIFGGLVGAVTLLFTPEVARKPLPGSGPAVENEKEARELADDVR; encoded by the coding sequence ATGCGCCAGACCATCATGGGCACCGCCATCGGCAACTTCATGGAGTGGTACGACTTCGGGGTCTACGGCTACATCGCCACCACCATCGCCCAGGTGTTCTATCCCGGTAAGAGCGTCAGCGGCGTCCACCTGATCGCGACGTTCGGCACCCTGGCCGCGGCGTTCGTGGTGCGTCCGCTCGGCGGGTTCATCTTCGGCCCGCTCGGCGACCGCATCGGACGGCACCGGGTGCTTGTCGTCACCATCCTGATGATGACGGTGAGCACCACCGTGACCGGTTTGCTGCCCGGCTACAGCGCGATCGGCATCTGGGCGCCGATCCTGCTCGTGGTCGCCCGCATTTTTCAGGGCCTGTCGACCGGCGGTGAGTACGTCGGCGCGATGACCTATCTGGTCGAGCAGGCGCCCGACCACAAACGCGGCATGATGGTCGGCTTCTTGCCGATGGGCAACCTCGTCGGGTTCGTGCTCGCCGGGATGCTGGTGACCGGGTTGCAGACCTGGCTGCCCGAGAACGACATGCTGACGTACGGCTGGCGGATTCCTCTGCTGCTGGGTTTGCCCTTCGGCCTGTTCGCGCTGTTTCTGCGGCTACGGCTCGAGGAGTCCTCCGCCTACGAGAATGCGACCGATGGCATCCACCCGGGCGGCGGCGGCCGGCAGCAACTCCGGCACACGGTCATCGACCAGTGGCGTGGCCTGCTGATCTGCGCGGCCCTCGTGCTGACCTCACAGGTCGCCGACTTCATGCTGACCGGCTACCTGCCGACATATCTCAAGCTGTTCGTGCGCGTCGGTCACTCCGCCGGCCTGGTGATGATCGTGGTGACGCTGGCGATCCTGATGGTCACGGTGGTGCTCGTGGCCGCGTTGTCCGATCGCGTCGGCGTCAAACCGATCATGTGGACGGGCTGCGCACTGCTGATCGTGGGCTCCATTCCCGCCTTCCTGCTCATCCGCTTCGGCGGCGTCTACCCGGTGATCTTCCTCGGCGTGCTGCTGATCGGATTGATGGAGCTCTGCTTCGACAGCACCGCGCCCGCCATGCTGCCCGCCCTGTTCCCCACCAACGTGCGCTACGGGGCGCTGGCGATCTCTTACAACATCTCGATCTCGGCCGTGGGCGGCACCACGCCGCTGATCGCCCAAGCGCTGGTGTCGGGAACCGGGAACGTCATGGCACCCGCCTACATGCTGATCTTCGGTGGACTGGTGGGGGCCGTCACGCTGCTGTTCACGCCCGAAGTCGCCAGGAAGCCGCTGCCCGGATCCGGGCCCGCCGTGGAAAACGAGAAGGAAGCGCGCGAGCTGGCCGACGACGTCCGGTAG
- the malQ gene encoding 4-alpha-glucanotransferase, whose product MTARPKPVPDDLRRLAAAHGVATSYRNERREPVEVDADVVIRVLGLLDVDAASEADRRRELTRLAERDRAGVLAPTVAVRVDGRPRPFPRAALLVNENGERINVRDELPSDLTAGWYRLHLRDGQEATLVAAPPRVPPTPATWGWMLQLYALRSARSWGVGDLGDLREFLEWTASEHGAGAVLLNPLHAPGPTHPVQPSPYTPSSRRFANPLSLRVEDLDAYRRADPDTRAEVDALRVSPTTERIDYDLVWAAKRSALELLWRAEGRPSPLDESAVAAGLPDWATYCALAERHGGRWTRWPTALRDVAGPAVAAARRELAPRVAFHAWVQQRCGEQLTTVRDAARRAGMALGVLHDLPVGVDANGADAWALADVLAAGVSVGAPPDNFTPRGQDWGLPPWRPDRLAATGYTAPRDMLRAVLAHADGLRIDHVAGLWRLWWIPPGDGPDRGTYVHYDADVMLAVLALEAHRAGATVVGEDLGTVEPEVTRALADNEMLGCAVSWFTRDQSAPDEPLLPPAKWPSRAAASLSTHDLPTAAGFLRGEHVRARADLGLLDDVPGEQSVADKERAEWLELLRAEGLLTGPDPDEAAIVTAMHRLLAATPSRLKLISPYDVLAEPRQPNLPGTIDEYPNWRLPLPETSEELRADPRVAEITAIFRESP is encoded by the coding sequence TTGACGGCGCGACCCAAGCCGGTTCCCGACGACCTTCGTCGGCTGGCCGCGGCACACGGGGTGGCGACCTCCTACCGAAACGAGCGGCGGGAGCCCGTGGAGGTCGACGCCGACGTCGTCATCCGGGTGCTCGGCCTGCTCGACGTCGACGCCGCGAGCGAAGCCGACCGGCGCCGCGAGCTCACCCGGCTGGCCGAGCGCGACCGCGCCGGCGTCCTGGCGCCCACCGTCGCCGTACGCGTGGACGGGCGGCCCCGGCCGTTTCCCCGCGCCGCCCTGCTGGTCAACGAGAACGGAGAACGGATTAACGTCCGCGACGAGCTGCCGAGCGACCTGACCGCCGGCTGGTATCGGCTGCACCTGCGTGACGGCCAGGAGGCCACCCTGGTCGCGGCCCCGCCGCGGGTGCCGCCGACGCCGGCCACCTGGGGCTGGATGCTGCAGCTGTACGCGCTGCGGTCGGCCCGGTCGTGGGGCGTGGGTGACCTGGGTGACCTGCGGGAATTCCTGGAGTGGACCGCCTCCGAGCACGGCGCGGGCGCGGTGCTGCTCAATCCGCTGCACGCGCCCGGCCCGACGCATCCGGTGCAGCCATCGCCGTACACGCCCTCCAGCCGACGGTTCGCCAACCCGCTGTCGTTGCGGGTCGAGGACCTCGACGCCTACCGCCGAGCCGATCCGGACACCCGCGCCGAGGTGGACGCGCTGCGGGTCTCGCCGACCACCGAGCGCATCGATTACGACCTGGTGTGGGCGGCCAAACGGTCGGCGCTGGAGCTGCTGTGGCGCGCCGAAGGTCGTCCCAGTCCGCTGGACGAATCGGCCGTGGCGGCGGGTCTGCCCGACTGGGCCACGTACTGCGCCCTGGCCGAGCGCCATGGCGGCCGGTGGACCCGGTGGCCGACCGCACTGCGGGACGTCGCCGGGCCGGCGGTCGCGGCGGCCCGTCGTGAGCTGGCGCCGCGGGTGGCGTTCCACGCCTGGGTGCAGCAGCGCTGCGGCGAGCAGCTGACCACGGTGCGCGATGCCGCTCGGCGCGCGGGCATGGCGCTCGGCGTGCTGCACGACCTGCCGGTGGGAGTGGACGCGAACGGCGCCGACGCGTGGGCGCTGGCCGACGTGCTCGCCGCCGGGGTGAGCGTCGGGGCCCCACCGGACAACTTCACCCCGCGCGGGCAGGACTGGGGGCTGCCGCCGTGGCGGCCGGACCGGCTCGCCGCCACCGGGTACACCGCGCCGCGGGACATGCTGCGCGCGGTGCTCGCGCACGCCGACGGTCTGCGGATCGACCATGTCGCCGGACTGTGGCGGCTGTGGTGGATACCGCCGGGGGACGGCCCGGATCGCGGCACCTACGTGCACTACGACGCCGACGTCATGCTCGCGGTGCTGGCGCTGGAAGCGCACCGGGCCGGGGCCACCGTCGTGGGCGAGGATCTGGGCACCGTCGAACCGGAGGTGACCCGGGCGCTGGCCGACAACGAGATGCTCGGGTGCGCCGTGTCCTGGTTCACCCGGGACCAGTCCGCGCCGGACGAGCCGCTGCTCCCACCGGCGAAGTGGCCGTCACGCGCTGCCGCCAGCCTGTCCACCCACGACCTGCCCACCGCCGCGGGCTTCCTGCGCGGCGAACACGTCCGGGCCCGCGCCGACCTCGGTCTGCTCGATGACGTGCCGGGTGAGCAGTCGGTGGCCGACAAGGAACGCGCCGAGTGGCTGGAACTGCTGCGCGCCGAGGGGCTGCTGACGGGCCCGGACCCGGACGAGGCGGCGATCGTCACCGCTATGCACCGGTTGCTCGCGGCAACCCCCAGCCGGCTGAAGTTGATTTCGCCCTACGACGTGCTGGCCGAACCGCGCCAGCCCAATCTGCCGGGCACCATCGACGAGTACCCGAACTGGCGGCTCCCGCTGCCCGAGACGTCGGAGGAGCTGCGCGCCGACCCGAGGGTCGCCGAAATCACGGCGATCTTTCGCGAGTCGCCATAG
- a CDS encoding amidohydrolase family protein, translated as MKVIGFEEHYRLPAIGDEHRNDGRGGAPELLQEAGYGSPGPQGEWPPGINDLGEGRIAAMDAAGVDMQILSHSVPGPETLEPAIGVELAGRANDAVVAAVARHPDRFRGFATLPMRDPAAAAAELERTVGDHGFVGALINGHIGGRYLDDTFFWPVFEAAETLGVPIFLHPTLPPRPVIDAYYAGFDPKITARLAGAGVGWHIDTGVHCLRLILGGVFDRFPRLQIIVGHHFEALSWMGWRTDYSFPTEVTGLKRTVKEYLRENFYGGILAGDFFNQEPGAMDPSWSLSFNAYLAMVNVIGIDRVVFTADYPYGNIKACRQFLDQMPIGEDDRDKIAHRNAERLLRL; from the coding sequence ATGAAGGTCATCGGCTTCGAAGAGCACTACAGGCTCCCGGCGATAGGCGACGAACACCGGAACGACGGGCGGGGCGGGGCGCCCGAACTCCTCCAGGAGGCGGGCTACGGCTCGCCCGGTCCGCAAGGAGAATGGCCGCCGGGCATCAATGACCTGGGCGAGGGCCGCATCGCCGCGATGGACGCCGCGGGCGTCGATATGCAGATCCTGTCGCACTCCGTCCCCGGCCCCGAGACGCTGGAACCCGCGATCGGGGTCGAGCTGGCCGGGCGGGCCAACGACGCGGTGGTGGCCGCGGTAGCCCGGCACCCGGACCGGTTCCGTGGCTTCGCCACGCTGCCGATGCGCGACCCGGCCGCGGCCGCGGCCGAGCTCGAACGCACCGTCGGTGATCACGGTTTCGTGGGCGCGCTGATCAACGGTCACATCGGCGGCCGGTATCTCGATGACACCTTCTTCTGGCCGGTCTTCGAAGCCGCCGAAACACTCGGTGTGCCAATCTTTTTGCACCCCACGCTGCCACCGCGGCCGGTCATCGACGCCTACTACGCCGGCTTCGACCCGAAGATCACCGCCCGACTGGCGGGGGCGGGAGTCGGCTGGCACATCGACACGGGGGTGCACTGCCTGCGGCTGATCCTGGGCGGGGTGTTCGACCGGTTCCCCCGGCTGCAGATCATCGTGGGCCACCACTTCGAGGCGCTGAGCTGGATGGGCTGGCGGACCGACTACTCGTTTCCGACAGAGGTCACCGGCCTCAAGCGCACCGTCAAGGAATACCTTCGGGAAAACTTCTACGGCGGCATCCTCGCCGGCGACTTCTTCAACCAGGAGCCCGGCGCGATGGACCCCAGTTGGAGCCTGTCCTTCAACGCGTACCTGGCGATGGTGAACGTCATCGGCATCGACCGAGTCGTGTTCACCGCCGACTATCCCTACGGAAACATCAAGGCGTGCCGGCAGTTTCTCGACCAAATGCCCATCGGCGAAGACGATCGAGACAAGATCGCCCACCGCAACGCCGAGCGCCTGCTGAGGCTTTGA
- a CDS encoding WS/DGAT/MGAT family O-acyltransferase, which yields MEPISPTDALFLIGESREHPMHVGSLQLFEPPEDAGPHFVRESYQAMLECTDVQPTFRKHPAFFGGLTNLAWSFDNDVELDYHLRRSALPEPGRVRDLLELASRLHGSLLDRHRPLWEAHLVEGLQDGRYAVYTKYHHSLMDGVSAMRLVQRAFTPDPEDDEVRVPWTLGPRKRAGGQKRRSLFERTGGAAASVLGLAPSTLKLARAALLEQQLTLPFRAPRSMFNVRIGGARRVAAQSWSLDRIKAVKSATGVTVNDVVLAMCAGALRAYLLEQGALPDGPLTAMVPVNLRKADDDRGGNQVGTFLCNLATDLDDPAGRLETISASIRDTKDVFQQLPPIQQLALSAFNIGGLFFGLIPGYLSAASPPFNIVISNVSTGPSEPLYWRGARLDGNYPLSIPLDGQAVNITVTNNADNLDFGLVGCRRSIPHLQRLLGHLETSLKDLERAVGV from the coding sequence ATGGAACCGATATCGCCGACGGACGCGCTGTTCCTCATCGGCGAGTCGCGCGAACACCCGATGCATGTGGGGTCGCTGCAACTCTTCGAACCGCCCGAGGACGCCGGGCCGCACTTCGTCCGCGAGTCCTACCAGGCCATGCTCGAGTGCACGGACGTGCAACCCACGTTCCGCAAGCACCCCGCCTTTTTCGGTGGCCTCACCAACCTCGCATGGTCGTTCGACAACGATGTCGAGCTGGACTACCACCTGCGCCGGTCCGCCCTTCCGGAGCCCGGGCGGGTCCGGGACCTGCTGGAGCTGGCGTCGCGCCTGCACGGCAGCCTTCTCGACCGCCACCGCCCGCTGTGGGAGGCCCACCTGGTCGAGGGGCTGCAGGACGGCCGGTACGCCGTCTACACCAAATACCACCACTCCCTCATGGACGGCGTGTCCGCGATGCGCCTGGTGCAGCGCGCCTTCACCCCCGATCCGGAAGACGACGAGGTGCGCGTCCCGTGGACCCTCGGGCCGCGCAAACGCGCCGGTGGGCAGAAACGCCGGTCACTGTTCGAGCGCACCGGGGGGGCCGCGGCGTCGGTGCTCGGCCTGGCGCCCTCCACCCTGAAGCTCGCGCGGGCCGCGCTGCTCGAACAGCAGCTCACGCTGCCGTTCCGGGCGCCGCGCAGCATGTTCAACGTCCGGATCGGCGGCGCCCGGCGGGTCGCCGCACAGTCGTGGTCGCTGGACCGGATCAAAGCGGTCAAGTCGGCGACCGGGGTGACGGTCAACGACGTCGTGCTCGCCATGTGTGCCGGGGCTCTCCGGGCCTACCTACTCGAGCAGGGCGCCCTGCCGGACGGCCCGCTGACCGCAATGGTGCCGGTCAATCTCCGCAAGGCGGACGACGACCGCGGCGGCAACCAGGTCGGAACGTTCCTGTGCAATCTGGCAACGGATCTCGATGATCCGGCTGGGCGTCTCGAGACCATCAGCGCATCGATCCGCGACACCAAAGACGTGTTCCAGCAATTGCCCCCGATTCAGCAACTGGCCCTCTCGGCGTTCAACATCGGCGGTCTGTTCTTCGGGCTGATCCCCGGCTACCTCTCGGCGGCGTCACCGCCGTTCAACATCGTCATCTCCAACGTCTCGACCGGTCCCTCCGAGCCGCTGTACTGGCGCGGCGCGCGGCTGGACGGAAACTATCCGCTGTCCATCCCGCTCGACGGGCAGGCGGTCAACATCACCGTGACCAACAACGCCGACAACCTCGACTTCGGCCTGGTGGGCTGCCGGCGCAGCATCCCGCACCTGCAGCGGTTGCTGGGCCACCTGGAGACGTCGCTGAAGGACCTGGAGCGCGCCGTCGGAGTGTGA
- a CDS encoding hemerythrin domain-containing protein — protein MADITMLILADHEWFRRQFARLDDLQARAPTDQTALARVWRPLADKLDVHAYIEEKVFYPQLLRRGSADAEGETLDAIGDHNDIRDGVRDADAAQVGSEQWWAAVGRTREANDDHMAEEEREGLSDFRRSAPIGLREALGRQYSDFMAEHPTTEGLPIVDRDPQSYVEEVGPTRPAPKERSTPDDFSLRIGSLKGQ, from the coding sequence ATGGCTGACATCACCATGTTGATCCTCGCCGACCACGAGTGGTTCCGCCGACAGTTCGCCAGGCTGGACGACCTGCAAGCCCGGGCGCCGACGGACCAAACCGCCCTGGCGCGGGTGTGGCGTCCCCTCGCCGACAAGCTGGACGTGCACGCCTACATCGAAGAGAAGGTCTTCTATCCGCAGTTGCTGCGGCGGGGCTCCGCCGACGCCGAGGGGGAGACGCTCGACGCCATCGGGGACCACAACGACATCCGCGACGGGGTGCGCGACGCCGACGCCGCGCAGGTCGGCTCCGAACAGTGGTGGGCCGCGGTCGGACGCACCCGCGAGGCCAACGACGACCACATGGCTGAAGAGGAGCGAGAAGGGCTGTCGGACTTTCGTCGCAGCGCCCCGATCGGGCTTCGCGAAGCGCTTGGGCGGCAATACAGCGATTTCATGGCCGAACATCCCACCACCGAGGGATTGCCGATCGTCGACCGCGACCCGCAAAGCTACGTCGAGGAGGTTGGGCCCACGCGGCCCGCGCCGAAGGAACGGTCCACGCCCGACGACTTCTCGCTCCGCATCGGCAGCCTGAAAGGTCAGTGA